The Osmerus eperlanus chromosome 1, fOsmEpe2.1, whole genome shotgun sequence genome includes the window CCAGCGGCCACATCGTCTGCCAGTTCACCAACGTCATGCGCATGGACTACATGGTGTATTTCAACTTCTTCGGCTGGGTGGTGGTTCCGCTGAGTGTCATGATCGGCCTCTACGCCGAGATCTTCAGGGCCATCCGTCGCCAGCTAAACCTTCGAGCCGAAGCCACCTGCGACACCAGCAAGTACTACCGCAAGGAGCTGAAACTGGCCAAGTCCCTGGCGCTGGTGGTCGCTCTTTTCGCCGTCTGCTGGCTCCCGCTGCACGTCATGAACTGCGTCACGTTCTTCTGCCCCGAGTGCAACATGCCCAAGATGGCCGTGTACGTTGGGATCTTCATGTCGCACGTCAACTCCGCCCTCAACCCGCTGGTCTACGCTTTCAGGATCCAACGGTTCCGAGCCACGCTGATCCAGATTGCGCGCCGCTGCATGCTGTGCAAGACCGCCGAGGCCACGCCCTGCCCGACCAATCCGCCGGCACTCATGGAGAAATCAGCCGCCAACTTATAGGGAAGACTTCCGTAGctcggtggttagagcatttgactgcaggtcaagaagttgcaggttcaaattccccccctgtacgtcgctttggataaaagtgtctgctaaacgaATACATTATTTTTTATCTCCGTGTGCCCCTTTCCAGTGAGCTGATTCATCGCTCCCCAGAGGAATGATGGGACTCTGGGGATTGTGTGGCGTTCTTGCACATCAATATTCTGACACACGGGACATCGTGACCAGTATATTAAGATCTGACGTTTCATCTGTGAACGACAATGGACTGCTCTGACTTCATTTAATGAGTTCATCTGCGTCTCATTCAGACATTCGACCGGGCTGGGAAGCAGCGCATCTGTAGCTCGTACAAATATACCACAACAGAGCCAACACATGTGGACAAACGTTCATATTTATTGTGCTGAGTAATAATTCACATTGAATCATGCTATTTCCCTTCCGATGGCAGACTTCATTACACCCAAACACGCAAGCAATTATACATCAGTCAAACATGAATGCCTTCTTCAAGTGGGATGTGTTTGGGAAAAAAAATCAATTCAGTTCAATTGTTCCTTAGATTATTGTGCTTAAACATCCATTTGAAACATGTTGGCTgcgatgtacaaaggaaaatatACTTGTTCCTCTTTATACAGCTGCTGTGGTTTATATTTTTGAAAAGGTGATggtttaggatttttttttaaaggattgGCTCTGGATCGACATTGATGCAGTAAAATTAGGCTATATTACCTCAGAGGCATACTAGGCTACATATAGACAACCGTTTAAAGGCATAATATTTAATAtttcttttcagtttttttccccAGTATAAAAAGAAAAATGTTGTCCTCTATAAACATATAGTGTTAGCTAATGAAGCCCAGTAAGAGatgtttagcaacacagacagcttaCTGCTAGAGGAGTAAATCTCACATTtttccagccaattatgttccagcaatcctgttccagccaatcgccTTGGGCAAGGCAAGCTTTTCTCCTTGGCTTATTTTGTGCAACGGCTGTCCATCAAACTGTAGCCTACTATTTTTCAACAGTAGGCCTACCTAGTGCAGCTTTAAGACGCTAGTCGGTTCAAGACCATATAAATACCTAAACAAAACCATCTTTAGCTTGTTTTTGGAGACGTCGTTTTTTTAAAGTGTGACATGATTGTAAAAGGGCTTCCATTCATGGGTGAGAGACAAAATATTTTTTGCTGTTAAAGGCTGTGCTGTCTGGTTAAAGGCCGTGCTGTATGCCATGGTGATGAATAGAGGTTTTTCAAGGCTTTTGTCAGTTGTGCTTAGTCATCAATACGACTTCCCTGCGGCTAGTTTCTGTTAACTGATCTAAGATGCTAGTTGATATTCATAGAGTGAACACGAAGAAAAACCTAAACGATTCCAGCCTAATCATCTttgaaaatacagaaaaacagaaaaatatTATGAAAACCATGCGCACAGCATAGTGGAAAACACATTTACTACACATTTAGTAATTGAATAACACAGCAAAATGTAAATCAGATGTAGGCTAGTGGATTTTTGGCGAGGCTCGTGAGACTATAGTTAAAGTGACCCACTGACATACCGTGGTGTTGATCCTATTGACCCAAAACGGCTCTCTTGTAAGCTACACTTgtaatctctcctctctctccatctctctttgtctatctccctccatctgtatCTCTCCTCCACTGTCTTATATTGAGGCAATCACATACTTCATCTCCTCCCATCTGTTACACTGAGCCTCAGAATGGCTTTCTGTCTAACTTCACAGAGGGATTCCaaagtgctgagtgtgtgtgatagtcCCTTTCATCGGCTTAGCAAGGTGTACTAATCAGCAGGCCACTTAATGCCCTACCTTTGTCTACCTCCTTCTCGTCCACGCTGCCCTCGGGCTACCACTGGGCCAACGCTCCTGttcaacacaggacacaccgaCACCTGGACAGGCTGATAATTCACGTTTTTGTTTTACAAAAAAATAACTTTGCAGAGGACTTTCGCTTCACAATGTTGAATTGAAATTGATAGCCTATTTTAGCCAGTAACCAGAGGCATTAATCTGCTAGGGAGCTTATAGGGTGCAGGAGTCCCATAGTGTAGGCTACTGCACCATCTGCCTGGAAGGGATTCACTAACCGGTAAGATTTATCATCCAATTTATCATAAAAGCCCACCAAACATTTCACTTTGATTGAGTTGCTAACGACAACGTTTTCCTTTTTTCCAATCCTCCGTTGGTACCGACAAGTCAAGGCACCAAGATTTGTCAATCAGCTGTCAGAAGAAGTCTgggagagatggtggagggggatggagcggaggagagggaggaggaggtggaggctccGCCGGAGGAGGTCGACACTCAGGAGGCGGCCTTGTATTACTTTGGGCGATACAGTGAGATGAGACGAGCCATTCCCTGGGAGCAGAGGAGCACCTCCGAGAAAGTAAGCTACTTCCTGGACCGAGGTTTCCTCGCCTTTGTCGTCCTGTTCCTCCTGGTGCTGCTAGCGGAGTGTGTGTACAAGTTTTGGTACGTGACAAACGTGGGTAAGATCGTGGAGTTTGTGTTGGATATTGTGTCCTGGCTACTTACCCAGGAAAAGGATGAGGAAATGGATGAACTGTAGGCCTTTCGGAAGCTGGAACGATTACAGAGACGCAAtgcacaccaccaccatcaccagttACGCAGTTATTTGGTCAGTGTTTGGTACTTTGCAATGTATTGTTTATattgactttttttttctcagtattgttgaaaaaaaataataataataataaacttgATTGTAACCAAATATATGTGAACCTAATTTCTTAACCTTCGACTTTTATGGAATTATTCTAATAAACCAGACTGAGGCACAATTCATGGCatctgtggtatgtgtgtgatcTGGATTCTTGACAGCATTTAGGCTCATGGCTTGTTTTCAACTAGTCTTTCCTTCATAAAGGTATATTGGGTTGTTATTTGctttttgttttttaatcatCATTGTGACTAGTTGAATAACCAGAGATAAATTATATGAACAGAGTCTCATAAATAAGTAGCTTCTTGCCTTCAAAATAACTGTTGCaatatgaaataaaaaaacacatttgctcCAAATCTTCTTTAAAAAACATATGGACATGCTTTGAAAATAATGTTGCCCATAGAGATGTTTAGCAATAACTATCGGTAGGTATTAATATGTGTTTCATTGTGTCATGGCAAAATAAAAACGTTTATTAAAACTGATTTGAGAAAGGGCAACAATGACGACGCTAAATACGGACCAATAATGTGACTGCATGAAGAGAGGTTATTTTAACTTCCGGGTCACAGCATTTTCTCTTCTTCTGGACATTTCAGCGTGACCGACGTTTCGTGTCTCTTTAGACTTAAAGTGAGTATTTTAAAAAGTTAACGTTTGCTTTAGCTGGCACTAAGTGAttacacatgttctaatgatTCGGATTTCGGTAATTATTATAGTAAATCTGAAAATTGATGAAGGTTAAGAAGAAAGATCGCTAAAGCACATAGCTGCGTACTGTAGGCGGGAGACGCCATTCTTGGATAAATGTACTACTAGTAGGCCTCAGTTAGGATTATCTAGCGAGGCTTCTTCCATTAATCTCTTCATTTTGTATTCGTAAGCAAATAACGAGCGAGACCCACCAGTAAACGTCATTGGGGTGGCAGAGTCAGTTTTCGCCAGCTACGTATAAGAGCTGGCTAGCATTTCGTATGCGTACCCATACAATAAAAATTTGTTTTTCCTATTCCATGACTGCCTATTAGTGCTGTGGTCGCAATAAATACtctataaaaaatacaatttaattAAACTAGAGGCGTCAAAAGCTACAAAGTGGTTTCTTAATCCGTCTTCCCAACTCGATATAAAGCGTTGCATTACAGTTTATAACAATGAATTTAGTTCAATGAATCAGTCGATAAAACTGTTCTACGGTGCCCTCAATGTTATTGATAAATAACTGCAGTCGATGGAATAATGCGTAAAGTGTTACACCATTACATAAAGAAAACCATACTTGTAAGTCGTTGCTGTCAGTATGGTAACTTTATTACCCTCAAAACTTTCGCGTGTTGTCCACCTGTCACTGGCTTAACAAATCACATTGTACCCCTCCCCCCAATATCTCCTTCTCCCAGAATGCGTTACGTGGCCGCTTACCTCCTGGCAGTGCTTGGTGGCAACACCAGCCCGTCATCCAAGGACATCAAGACCATCCTGGGGAGCGTGGGCATCGAGGCTGAGGATGTGCGCCTGGATAAGGTAACTCCACCATAATATAATATAAGaccttatttatatagcacatttcatacaagaattgcagctcaaggtgctttactagaatcaataaaacaataatacaagtgataaatgtaataattaaaatagcaaacaataatataactaataagtggtaaaacccttctgagataaaatcagttaaatgctttggtaaaaaggtaAGTTttgagctgtcttttaaaaatgtctagcatGTAGGAATGTATGTTGAGTTAAGttgtgtggggatgtgtgtgtgtgtgtgtgtagccagccCAGGTttattggatgtgtgtgtgtagccagccCAGGTttattggatgtgtgtgtatagccaGCCCAGGTttattggatgtgtgtgtgtagccagccCAGGTttattggatgtgtgtgtgtagccagccCAGGTttattggatgtgtgtgtgtagccagccCAGGTTTATTGGATGTGTGTATAGCCAGCCCAGGTTTATTGGATGTGTTAAAGTGGATGTTGATTTGTCTCATCAGGTCATCACTGAATTGAACGGGAAAGACATCAATGAAGTCATGAATTCTGGTAAAGTTTTTATACAAATAATTTAGACCAACTTTATGGCGGTGAATTAATCATTGTTTAGGTGCTTTTTATAACCACACTACTGTGACATTTTATTTACTTTAGCCTCATTGCTGCCCAATAAATTGTAATTATTCTccttccacaggcctctctaagTTAGCCTCCGTGCCAGCAGGTGGTGCTGTTGCAGCACCTGCTGCTGCTAGTGGAGGGGCTGCCGTGGCAACGCCTGCTGCTGGTAAACACCTCCCCCCTTCATACATAGTCAGCTTGGCTTATAGTGTACTTCACATGATTCACTGCAAGGCTTTTAGTTCATGAGTCTTTTTTCTTTGGTTTTTGAGAGTATTCTGAAAAAACAAGTGGTAGAAAATTGTTTGAAATTACGTTGATAACTTTCTTAACCTTGTGCGACTGTGTACACTGCATCAACCAGCAAGGGGTGGTTTATATTCAAAAGCTCACGTGTGTCCTAGGTGAGTATGTTGCACTGATGAGATTTATTTCCTTCTCTTCAGCGgaagagaaaaaggaggagaagaaggaggaatcTGAAGAATCTGATGAAGATATGGGCTTTGGACTCTTTGATTAATTTTTCATCCACTAAGAAAGCAATAAAAATGGAAAAGGTTTACACACAACCCTTGTTTTGAATCATTTCAGTTGAAATCTAAATGTTTTGCAAGGTGAGCAGAATTGAGAACAGCCTAACTTCCCCAAGGTTTCTGTTTATTTTACCAGCTGTCAAGACAGTAATACTGCTGATAATGCTTTTATTAatctgggagtcagatggctgagcggtgagggagttgggctagtaatctgaaggttgccagttcgattcccagccgtgcaaaatgacgttgtgtccttgggcaagtcacttcaccctacttgcctcgggggaatgtccctgtacttactgttagtcgctctggataagagcgtctgctaaatgactaaatgtaaatgtaatctatttaattcactgtttttATCCAATGGTATGTATGGGGGGGATTTAGATATGGAACGTCTTGCTCTTCAGTCAAACTAAGCTTTGCCCATGAATCATCTTTTTATCAATCAAGTCCTAAAAGGCACTGTTTAGTCATGGACACTTTAAGTCACATTTTGCTGCTTGTTGTGGCAATATGGCATACATTTCTTCAATTTGGCTGACCAGTAATGGTTGGCTTTGTAGAACAAATCATGTATATCTATCCAAACACTAACAATTTCCCCCTCTTCACAATTCCTTCTAATTTAGACACATGGTTGTcgattgtcatttagcagacgctcttaaccagagcgacttacagtaattacagggacattccaagtagggggaagtgccttgcccaagaacacaacaacattttgcatggccgggaatcgaaccagcgaccttctgattactagcccgatgctctaaccactcagccacctgactcccaaggaTTGTATATGTTGATAATATTTTCAGCATCCCTCTTGCTCATTGATCTGCCCCATCCTACAAACAACCTTCCATTATCGTCATCTGGATTGACTGCTGCTGCTGAGATTTCATCTTTTTTAACAGGGTCGAGTAGTTCAACTTCCTCAGTAAAGATGCTACCTGTGCCATCGAAGGGTTAACTTTTCTGTGGCGTGGCAGACTAAAGCAGTGTTTGTGAAGTGGTTGTCAGAGGACAAGGTAAACaccggagggaagagagggaggtgataCCGCCGACCAACGAATGCTACCTGACGTAACATGCAATTACTAGTGGCACTAAAGTCTGTGGTTTTGACTGGCATATTTCTACGCAACCGAGTTTGGTAATTGTTCACAGTTCTCATTTTCTCGTGAAGGAAGGTTGATTAGTCTTACAGCAAAGGACAAATAGCCTATACACGCGAGAGGcgaaaaacatttttaaaatcCCTGTTGTGTTAGACTTCACATGCAAGTCATGTTGTTTTCAAAATTACTTCATTGGCTAGGTTCCAACTGAGTTTCAATGGAATATTAAGAACAGGTTCTAGGTCGGGTTTCTACACTGAATAACAATATGCAACAACATATTTGCCAAGAGCCATAGATTTTGGCCTCATCAATTTCAGTTCACCGATTTTTTTAATGAGCTGTTAACAAAATCTTACATGTTGACTTATATTTTTGTTCAGAGTGTATTAAACACTTCACTCTCCAAACGGATAAGTCTTCTCCTTGTCGAGGCTTGTCCGTTTCGGAGATTTCTAGAGGCAtgttcctcccacctcctcatccctccatcctcatcaGCATCTGCAGACTGAGCTGAGAGACTACTCTTCTGTCCAGTGTCTTTACAGACCCCCCAGATAAAGGCCAGCCTCTCACCCCTGGGGCCTCGTCTCTGACCCTAGCCTGGGGTTGGACTTCCAGCCTAGAAGCcctgcccccttctctctctctctctctctctctttctctctctctctctttctctctctctctctctctctctctctttctctttctctttctctctctctctctctctttctctttctctctctctctctctctctctctctctctctctctctctctctctctctctcttctcgctctctGTAGCTCCACTCTGAGAGACCTGGATACAGGAGGTAGTGATCCATCAAGAAGCACCTCTGACATTCATGAgtagggaggaaaaggaggataaGAGCCTGTCAGAGGAAGGTGTACAGGcagaggtagaggtaggggtACAGGCAGAGGTAGAGGTACAGGCAGAGGTACAGGCAGAGGTAGAGGAAGGGGTAGAGGCAGATGTACAAATGAGGGTGTAGAGACCAAATAAATTAAACTAATTTAATAAAAGTAACAAATATAGAAACCATACATTTTTACAAACAATATGTGAATGCCTGCATGCACATCTTGTTTTACTACATatactatttatatttattttacatttttatccAGTTTCATGTCAAATGGTGACTGGATTGAGTTGAATTCAACAACATTAAGTACTTTTTAAGTACTTTTTAAATACTATATATTAAAAAGGCTACACATACATATTTTTTAGCTTTTTCTTCACTGGATTATGTGAAGTTAGTGTACTGATAAGTGCTGTCAAATGCATTCACTGTAAACCC containing:
- the rplp2 gene encoding 60S acidic ribosomal protein P2 — translated: MRYVAAYLLAVLGGNTSPSSKDIKTILGSVGIEAEDVRLDKVITELNGKDINEVMNSGLSKLASVPAGGAVAAPAAASGGAAVATPAAAEEKKEEKKEESEESDEDMGFGLFD